Proteins co-encoded in one Bremerella sp. TYQ1 genomic window:
- a CDS encoding UbiA-like polyprenyltransferase codes for MPERLRHILEMIRFSHTVFAMPFAALATIMAWCLPAPEGETVSVTWPMLLGVVLCMVFARSAAMAFNRLVDRKIDAENPRTATRHIPAGILSVQSVVLFTVVCSVGFVASTLLFLPNWLPLALSVPVLAFLCGYSYTKRFTSLAHYWLGLSLMLAPICAWVAIRGQIVLAYPTDILPAVALGLGVLFWVAGFDIIYACQDAEFDRDAKLRSVPANFGVPGALRIAAVSHLLAVLAFAALPFAAPSLGLIYWLGLAAVAALLLYEHALVRPSDLSKVNLAFFHVNTVIGVGVLIFTSVDLLWN; via the coding sequence GAGCGACTTCGTCATATCCTGGAGATGATCCGCTTCAGCCACACCGTTTTCGCGATGCCGTTTGCAGCGCTCGCGACGATCATGGCGTGGTGCTTACCGGCCCCCGAAGGTGAAACGGTTTCCGTCACCTGGCCCATGCTGTTGGGCGTGGTACTGTGCATGGTATTCGCTCGCAGCGCGGCGATGGCGTTCAACCGGTTGGTCGACCGAAAGATCGATGCCGAAAACCCTCGGACCGCCACGCGACATATTCCAGCCGGCATTCTTTCAGTGCAAAGCGTGGTGCTGTTCACTGTCGTTTGCAGTGTAGGCTTCGTCGCTTCTACACTGCTGTTCCTGCCGAATTGGCTACCGCTTGCTTTGTCCGTTCCCGTGCTCGCATTCTTATGCGGATACAGTTACACCAAGCGGTTCACCTCGCTGGCCCATTATTGGCTGGGCCTATCGTTGATGCTGGCCCCCATTTGTGCGTGGGTTGCCATCCGCGGTCAGATTGTCCTTGCCTATCCCACCGATATCCTTCCGGCCGTCGCTTTAGGGCTGGGGGTACTGTTTTGGGTGGCTGGCTTCGACATCATTTATGCCTGCCAAGACGCCGAGTTCGATCGCGACGCCAAGCTCCGCAGTGTTCCAGCCAACTTTGGCGTCCCTGGCGCCCTTCGGATTGCCGCCGTCAGCCATTTGTTGGCCGTGCTTGCTTTCGCCGCGTTGCCGTTTGCGGCCCCCTCGTTGGGCCTGATTTATTGGCTGGGGCTTGCCGCCGTGGCTGCGCTTTTGCTGTACGAACACGCATTGGTTCGCCCCTCCGACTTGTCGAAGGTGAACTTGGCGTTTTTCCATGTGAATACTGTAATTGGCGTTGGTGTGCTGATTTTCACCAGCGTAGACCTCCTTTGGAATTGA